One window of the Capnocytophaga haemolytica genome contains the following:
- a CDS encoding ribonucleoside-diphosphate reductase subunit alpha, which yields MNEELDIWWLNEESEQILNRGYLLKGESVEGAIDRITHAAAKRLFKPELQPAFKEMITKGWISFSSPIWANMGTERGLPISCFNVHVPDSIEGITHKLGEVIMQTKIGGGTSGYFGELRSRGSAVTDNGKSSGAVSFMKLFDSAMDVVSQGGVRRGAFAAYLDIDHPDAEEFLQIKDVEFPIQNLFFGLCVPDYWMQEMIEGDMEKRRLWARVLESRQQKGLPYIFFTDNVNRNRPQVYKDKDMIIRSSNLCSEIMLPSSEEESFICCLSSMNLELFDEWKDTKAVKLAIFFLDAVLSEFIEKTKGNYYLQSARNFAIAHRAVGLGVLGYHSYLQRNMIPFESFEATQFNARAFKHIREEAEKATKELAHIYGEPDLLKGYGRRNATTMAIAPTTSSSAILGQVSPGIEPYSSNYYKVGLSKGNFMRKNKYLAQLLEERGLNNEDVWRSIRLNNGSVQHLQELTPHEKNVFKTFKEISPMEIVSQAAQRQAYIDQAQSLNLNIPSAMPIKDVNKVMIEAWKLGVKTLYYQRSQSVAKEMMMNFVNCSSCEA from the coding sequence ATGAACGAAGAATTAGATATTTGGTGGCTCAATGAAGAGTCAGAACAGATCCTCAACCGAGGATATTTGCTTAAAGGTGAGAGCGTAGAGGGTGCTATCGACCGCATCACGCACGCTGCCGCAAAAAGATTGTTTAAACCCGAATTGCAACCTGCATTCAAGGAGATGATCACTAAGGGATGGATTAGTTTCTCTTCTCCGATATGGGCTAATATGGGTACCGAACGAGGACTGCCTATTTCGTGTTTTAATGTGCACGTTCCCGATAGTATTGAGGGGATTACCCATAAATTGGGCGAAGTTATTATGCAAACGAAGATAGGCGGCGGCACTTCGGGCTATTTTGGCGAATTACGCAGTCGTGGCTCGGCTGTAACGGACAATGGCAAGTCAAGCGGAGCTGTTAGCTTTATGAAGCTCTTCGATTCGGCGATGGATGTCGTATCTCAGGGCGGTGTGCGGCGCGGCGCGTTTGCAGCTTATTTGGACATCGATCACCCCGACGCTGAGGAATTTTTACAGATAAAAGATGTAGAATTCCCCATTCAGAACCTGTTTTTCGGGCTCTGCGTACCTGATTATTGGATGCAGGAGATGATTGAGGGGGATATGGAGAAGCGGCGCCTTTGGGCACGCGTTCTTGAGTCGCGTCAGCAGAAGGGGCTCCCTTATATCTTCTTTACGGATAATGTGAACCGCAACCGCCCGCAGGTGTACAAGGATAAGGATATGATTATCCGCTCGAGCAACCTTTGTAGCGAGATTATGCTGCCATCGAGCGAGGAGGAGTCGTTTATCTGCTGCCTCTCGTCAATGAACCTCGAGCTTTTCGATGAATGGAAGGATACTAAGGCGGTGAAGCTGGCAATCTTCTTCTTAGATGCGGTGCTCTCGGAGTTTATCGAGAAAACTAAGGGCAATTACTACTTGCAATCGGCACGCAACTTCGCCATAGCGCATCGTGCGGTGGGGTTAGGCGTTTTGGGTTATCATTCTTACTTGCAACGCAATATGATTCCGTTTGAGAGCTTTGAAGCTACGCAGTTCAATGCGCGTGCCTTTAAACATATACGCGAGGAGGCTGAAAAAGCTACTAAAGAGCTTGCACATATCTACGGTGAGCCTGATCTGTTGAAAGGATACGGCAGACGCAATGCAACCACGATGGCGATTGCACCTACTACCTCAAGTTCTGCTATCTTGGGGCAAGTCTCTCCAGGGATTGAGCCTTATTCGAGCAATTATTACAAGGTGGGGCTATCGAAAGGGAATTTTATGCGTAAGAATAAGTATTTGGCGCAATTACTTGAAGAACGCGGACTGAATAACGAAGATGTATGGCGCAGCATCCGTCTTAACAACGGATCGGTGCAACATTTGCAGGAACTTACCCCTCACGAGAAGAATGTCTTTAAAACCTTTAAGGAAATCTCGCCTATGGAGATCGTTTCGCAAGCAGCGCAGCGACAAGCGTATATTGACCAAGCGCAGAGCCTTAATTTGAATATACCTTCGGCGATGCCTATCAAAGATGTCAATAAAGTGATGATTGAAGCCTGGAAATTGGGTGTAAAGACGCTTTATTACCAACGAAGCCAATCGGTGGCTAAGGAAATGATGATGAACTTCGTGAATTGTAGCAGTTGCGAAGCATAA
- a CDS encoding DUF192 domain-containing protein, with product MNFFRKYFVPIALGLVVLAFGVILIEKFFPRENAKTETFEEITIDDIDFTKQGEVSLFKGDSLVKKLDVELAKSEEERNLGLMYRKQMAEDQGMWFIFSDEAPRSFYMKNTEISLDIIYFDKDKKVVSIAKNAKPYDETSLPSIKPAMYVLEVNGGMADKWGITEGCTAKVE from the coding sequence ATGAATTTTTTTAGAAAATATTTCGTGCCCATAGCACTGGGATTGGTAGTTTTGGCTTTTGGGGTGATTTTAATTGAGAAATTCTTCCCCAGAGAAAATGCAAAGACCGAGACTTTTGAGGAAATCACTATCGACGACATCGACTTTACAAAGCAAGGAGAGGTATCGCTCTTCAAAGGCGATAGTCTGGTAAAGAAACTCGATGTGGAGCTTGCCAAAAGTGAGGAAGAGCGCAACTTGGGGCTGATGTACCGCAAGCAAATGGCGGAAGACCAAGGGATGTGGTTCATATTCAGCGATGAAGCACCACGCTCATTCTATATGAAGAACACCGAGATCTCGCTCGATATCATCTATTTCGATAAAGACAAAAAGGTGGTGAGCATCGCAAAGAACGCAAAGCCTTACGACGAGACCTCGCTGCCCTCAATCAAGCCTGCAATGTACGTGCTCGAGGTAAATGGTGGTATGGCGGACAAGTGGGGCATCACTGAGGGCTGCACTGCCAAGGTTGAGTAG
- the lgt gene encoding prolipoprotein diacylglyceryl transferase yields MITLNFIWNSNEIFFSLLGINIRYYSLMFVVAFSLGWYLTKKIYLNEGKTVEQLDSLFIYTAIATLVGARLGDCLFYNWDYFQHHLLEIFLPIKEKPGGGWELTGFSGLASHGAAIGIILAMFLYIRKYKDMKLSWVLDRIVIPITIGGMFVRFGNFFNSEIVGKVVSNTFPLGVKFVQGEDLSTYKAMSITGANTAKEAYYQIVHNPQYADILAAIPYRHPAQLYEAAGYFVLFWVLWYVYWKTDKRNKPYYIFGLFLVLLWTIRFLVEFVKESQGGFEDKLGLLSTGQWLSIPFIIAGVYLLFRKTAISDQ; encoded by the coding sequence ATGATAACTTTAAATTTTATATGGAACTCAAATGAGATCTTTTTTTCCCTGCTGGGTATCAACATCCGCTATTACAGCTTGATGTTTGTAGTGGCTTTCAGCTTAGGGTGGTATCTCACCAAAAAGATTTACCTCAATGAGGGTAAAACTGTCGAGCAGCTCGACTCGCTCTTTATCTACACCGCCATCGCAACGCTTGTAGGTGCGCGCTTGGGCGATTGCCTCTTCTACAATTGGGATTACTTCCAGCACCACTTGCTCGAAATATTCCTGCCTATCAAGGAAAAACCTGGCGGCGGCTGGGAGCTTACGGGCTTCTCAGGACTGGCGAGCCACGGGGCGGCGATAGGCATCATCTTGGCGATGTTCCTCTACATCCGTAAGTACAAGGATATGAAGCTCTCGTGGGTGCTCGACCGCATTGTGATCCCGATTACCATCGGTGGAATGTTTGTGCGCTTTGGCAACTTCTTCAACTCGGAGATCGTCGGCAAAGTGGTGAGCAACACCTTCCCATTGGGGGTAAAATTCGTGCAAGGCGAGGACTTGAGTACTTATAAGGCGATGAGCATCACTGGGGCAAACACAGCTAAGGAGGCTTACTACCAGATAGTGCACAATCCGCAGTATGCCGACATCTTGGCAGCGATCCCTTACCGCCATCCTGCGCAACTCTACGAGGCAGCAGGCTATTTCGTGCTCTTCTGGGTGCTGTGGTACGTGTATTGGAAGACCGACAAGCGCAATAAGCCGTATTACATCTTCGGACTCTTCTTAGTGCTCCTCTGGACGATCCGCTTCTTGGTGGAATTCGTAAAAGAGAGCCAAGGCGGCTTTGAAGATAAGCTCGGATTGCTCTCTACTGGGCAGTGGCTGAGCATTCCGTTTATCATCGCAGGGGTTTATTTGCTCTTTAGGAAGACAGCCATCAGTGATCAGTAG
- a CDS encoding NADAR family protein — protein sequence MTKDFLQKAMRPQWMVYPSYGEFSMGWRMGGGEDYRYKFWDWYEKLTKEEQQAYQEAYPYPIFWHYNNWNDEQENEEADEQDEERYYGEGGVSFWQPYGAYKYSREELQHSDGKHEFIFFWQPDDKGVGSACLSQWQPSHFYVNAGEYTCAEQYMMAQKAALFEDEEVEKEILATTDPKTMKALGRKVRNFDERVWNKVKYSIVLAGNYYKFVQNEAMRDYLLSTGDKVLVEASPYDKVWGIGLSAKDENASNPKQWRGENLLGFALMEVRDELRRLGY from the coding sequence ATGACTAAAGATTTTTTACAAAAAGCAATGCGCCCGCAATGGATGGTGTATCCTTCTTACGGGGAGTTCTCTATGGGCTGGCGTATGGGCGGTGGTGAAGACTATCGCTACAAGTTTTGGGATTGGTACGAAAAGCTAACTAAGGAAGAGCAGCAAGCCTATCAAGAGGCGTATCCTTACCCTATCTTTTGGCATTATAACAATTGGAATGACGAGCAGGAGAATGAAGAGGCGGATGAGCAAGATGAAGAACGCTATTATGGGGAAGGTGGCGTGAGCTTTTGGCAGCCTTATGGGGCTTATAAATACAGCCGAGAGGAGTTGCAGCACTCAGATGGGAAGCACGAGTTTATTTTCTTCTGGCAGCCTGATGACAAGGGTGTGGGTAGTGCTTGCTTATCGCAATGGCAACCTTCACATTTCTATGTAAATGCAGGTGAATACACTTGTGCTGAGCAGTATATGATGGCGCAAAAGGCAGCCCTTTTTGAAGATGAGGAAGTAGAAAAGGAGATACTTGCCACCACTGACCCTAAAACGATGAAGGCTTTGGGGCGAAAGGTACGAAACTTCGATGAAAGAGTATGGAACAAGGTAAAATACAGCATCGTGCTGGCGGGTAATTACTATAAGTTTGTGCAGAATGAGGCGATGCGCGACTATTTGCTCTCTACAGGTGATAAGGTGCTGGTAGAGGCGAGTCCGTACGACAAAGTGTGGGGTATTGGTCTCTCGGCAAAGGATGAAAATGCAAGTAATCCCAAGCAGTGGCGCGGTGAGAACCTGCTCGGTTTTGCGCTAATGGAAGTGCGCGATGAACTCAGACGTCTCGGATACTAA
- the idi gene encoding isopentenyl-diphosphate Delta-isomerase: MEENVLLVDEQDQVIGLMPKMEAHEKGVLHRAFSVFIYNARGELLLQQRAAHKYHSPRLWTNTCCSHQREGETNVAAGQRRLQEEMGFSVPLEDVLSFIYKTPFDNGLTEHELDHILVGHYDGEPTINPEEVMAYRWQAPAQVKTDMERHPDQYTEWFKIIFNRFYREIS, translated from the coding sequence ATGGAAGAAAACGTATTATTGGTAGATGAGCAAGATCAAGTCATCGGACTGATGCCCAAGATGGAAGCACACGAAAAGGGAGTGCTACATAGGGCGTTCTCAGTGTTTATCTACAATGCGCGGGGCGAACTCTTATTGCAACAACGCGCAGCCCATAAATACCACTCGCCGCGCCTATGGACGAACACCTGTTGCAGTCATCAGCGGGAAGGCGAAACAAATGTAGCAGCAGGGCAGCGACGGCTACAAGAGGAGATGGGATTTAGCGTTCCGTTGGAGGATGTGCTCTCGTTTATCTATAAGACGCCCTTTGACAACGGGCTTACGGAACACGAGCTCGATCATATTTTAGTAGGGCATTATGACGGTGAACCAACCATCAATCCCGAGGAAGTAATGGCGTATCGTTGGCAAGCACCAGCGCAAGTAAAAACCGATATGGAGCGCCATCCCGACCAATACACCGAGTGGTTTAAGATTATCTTCAATCGATTTTATCGAGAAATTAGTTAA
- a CDS encoding fibronectin type III domain-containing protein codes for MKHLYLICLSLCFQLSFSQVEAPKIRVVREIHPNEIRLRWAIDEPVAWQKSNAIGFRLERFLVGRNGEVLPPSEPVLLGEFHVPVLEKWEPLATKNDNAAIVAQALYGESFEVEVTNKNNPIEGIANKASEIDQRFSFALMAADLDFEVAQFAGWGFIDRQVQKGEKYLYKVTLLQNEKVKVEEGFVSADMAGYEPLPVPIGFSGFFQDRKATLSWDYSTLQHLYNYYFIERSEKGDDFKPLSDTPIGQMHQEGGSKTMLYIDSIPQNNKEYAYRLRGKTIFGTFSPYSKVIKGKGITGVSETAQLTKSIPLGKDKFKLLWQFPKDKEKDIKHFALLHSTDDRSYKVVQSPISSHLREITVTPPLPSNYYKIRTVGKDGSEQDSFSVLVQPDDETPPAVVQEVSGAIDSLGVVTIRWKANTERDLEGYHVFRGNRKGEEMMRITPSSIQQTQIIDSVSLKQLNDKVYYYVTAIDVRKNQSAPSKILEIVKPDKIAPTAPIITDYKETKNGSWEITWQKSFSTDVIKYHLFRKQENNDEWQWIYGVPANKKETYTYVEKRSLSGDYRYAVRAEDTSHLLSDYSPEIRISYGAKMDKRVLRGLNSKQRQGKVLLSWLELKVPAQQIIIYKALKGDKPTLWRNLNGNITQIEDSDVSPDNTYIYWVKPILENNQPVPTEKIEVIVK; via the coding sequence ATGAAACACTTATATCTGATCTGTTTATCACTGTGCTTTCAGTTGAGTTTTTCGCAAGTGGAAGCTCCTAAAATTCGTGTTGTTAGAGAGATTCATCCCAATGAAATACGTCTTCGGTGGGCTATTGATGAGCCTGTTGCTTGGCAGAAGAGCAATGCTATTGGGTTTCGCTTGGAGCGCTTCTTAGTAGGGCGCAATGGGGAAGTGCTACCGCCGAGTGAACCTGTGCTATTAGGTGAGTTCCACGTGCCTGTATTAGAAAAGTGGGAACCTTTGGCAACAAAGAACGACAATGCTGCCATCGTAGCCCAAGCGCTTTATGGTGAGAGCTTTGAGGTAGAGGTAACTAACAAGAATAATCCCATTGAAGGAATTGCTAATAAGGCAAGCGAGATTGACCAGCGCTTTTCGTTTGCGTTAATGGCTGCTGACCTTGACTTTGAAGTGGCGCAGTTTGCTGGTTGGGGATTTATTGACAGGCAAGTGCAGAAAGGCGAGAAGTATCTCTATAAAGTGACCTTGCTACAAAACGAGAAGGTAAAAGTAGAAGAAGGCTTCGTAAGTGCTGATATGGCTGGCTATGAGCCTTTGCCTGTACCGATAGGCTTTTCTGGATTTTTCCAAGATAGGAAAGCTACCTTGTCGTGGGATTACAGCACCTTGCAGCACCTCTATAATTATTACTTCATAGAAAGATCGGAGAAAGGAGACGACTTCAAGCCTCTGAGTGATACGCCTATCGGGCAGATGCACCAAGAGGGAGGCTCGAAGACAATGCTGTATATTGACTCCATCCCTCAAAATAACAAAGAGTACGCATATCGCTTGCGGGGTAAGACGATCTTTGGAACGTTTAGCCCGTATTCGAAGGTGATTAAAGGAAAAGGCATCACGGGAGTGTCTGAGACTGCCCAGCTGACTAAGAGTATCCCCTTAGGGAAGGATAAGTTTAAACTTCTTTGGCAATTTCCTAAGGATAAAGAAAAAGATATCAAGCACTTTGCGCTGTTACACTCCACCGACGACCGTAGTTATAAGGTTGTGCAAAGCCCTATTTCGAGCCATCTGAGGGAAATAACAGTGACCCCTCCCCTACCCTCAAACTATTACAAGATAAGGACTGTGGGCAAGGACGGTAGCGAACAGGACTCCTTCTCGGTATTAGTGCAACCCGATGATGAAACACCTCCTGCGGTGGTGCAAGAAGTTAGCGGAGCGATTGATAGCCTTGGTGTGGTCACTATCCGTTGGAAAGCTAATACTGAGCGTGACTTAGAGGGTTATCACGTATTTCGTGGTAATCGCAAAGGCGAGGAGATGATGCGCATAACGCCGTCGAGCATTCAGCAGACGCAGATAATCGACAGTGTCAGCCTCAAACAGCTTAACGATAAGGTCTATTACTACGTTACAGCGATTGATGTCAGGAAGAACCAGTCAGCTCCTTCAAAGATTCTTGAGATAGTAAAGCCCGACAAGATAGCACCTACGGCTCCTATTATCACTGATTATAAGGAGACGAAGAATGGCAGCTGGGAAATCACTTGGCAGAAGAGTTTTAGCACAGATGTCATCAAGTATCACCTCTTCCGCAAGCAAGAAAACAATGATGAATGGCAGTGGATTTACGGAGTGCCTGCCAACAAGAAAGAGACGTATACTTATGTTGAGAAACGTTCCCTCAGTGGCGATTACCGATATGCCGTCCGTGCTGAGGATACCAGTCATCTGCTATCGGATTACTCGCCCGAGATACGTATAAGTTACGGTGCTAAGATGGATAAGCGCGTTCTCAGAGGGCTAAACAGCAAGCAGCGCCAAGGGAAGGTGCTATTGAGCTGGCTTGAACTGAAAGTGCCCGCTCAACAAATTATCATCTACAAAGCCCTAAAAGGCGACAAGCCTACACTCTGGCGTAACTTAAATGGGAATATCACACAGATCGAAGATAGTGACGTTTCGCCCGACAATACCTATATTTATTGGGTAAAGCCTATTTTAGAAAATAATCAGCCCGTTCCTACCGAGAAAATTGAGGTGATAGTGAAGTAG
- a CDS encoding YitT family protein: protein MAISDSKTIKYLKSFYIKDYLTIFIGLTVYAFGLTGFIIPNKIVTGGLAGITLILNYKFGIDLPTAYFVINAALIVVAFKVMSKEFVIRTLISITALSFMIKYGQTYLQPYFQAHPVLSDDFLTVIVGGLLCGTGLGLVYSSNGSTGGTDIIGFLVAKYYRISISRILLIVDVLIVISGYFILDAPEGQEAMKLEKTIYGLILLPLMWQMVEIVINGARQSIQLFIFSKHYDEIATHINTELKRGCTVVDGIGWYTQSSQKILIVIARRTEATSIFRLVRTIDPQAFVTKTNVMGVYGNGFDNLR, encoded by the coding sequence ATGGCTATAAGTGATAGCAAGACCATTAAGTACTTAAAGTCCTTTTACATAAAGGATTACCTCACTATATTCATAGGGCTAACGGTTTATGCCTTTGGGCTTACGGGGTTTATTATCCCCAACAAGATTGTAACAGGGGGCTTGGCGGGTATTACGCTGATACTAAATTATAAGTTTGGCATAGACCTTCCTACGGCTTATTTTGTAATCAATGCGGCACTGATTGTGGTGGCGTTTAAGGTGATGAGCAAGGAGTTCGTCATACGAACGTTGATTTCTATCACCGCCCTGTCGTTTATGATTAAGTATGGACAGACGTACTTGCAACCTTATTTTCAGGCGCACCCAGTGCTCAGCGACGACTTCCTGACGGTGATTGTCGGTGGGCTGCTCTGCGGTACTGGCTTGGGCTTGGTATACTCGTCCAACGGTAGCACAGGAGGTACAGATATCATTGGATTCTTAGTGGCGAAGTATTACCGCATCAGTATTTCGCGCATACTGCTGATCGTAGATGTACTGATTGTGATTTCGGGTTACTTTATCTTAGATGCTCCTGAGGGTCAGGAAGCTATGAAGCTCGAAAAGACTATCTACGGGCTTATCCTCTTGCCGCTGATGTGGCAGATGGTAGAAATCGTTATCAACGGTGCCCGACAATCTATTCAGTTGTTTATTTTCTCAAAGCATTACGATGAGATTGCCACACACATCAATACGGAGTTGAAACGCGGTTGTACGGTGGTAGATGGGATCGGATGGTACACCCAATCCTCACAGAAGATACTGATTGTTATTGCTCGTAGAACGGAAGCTACATCTATCTTCCGCTTGGTGCGCACCATCGACCCACAGGCGTTTGTGACTAAAACTAACGTGATGGGTGTGTATGGCAATGGCTTTGATAATCTAAGGTAG
- the speB gene encoding agmatinase — MKRTYAGIPEENATLKNSKVMLVTVPYDGTSTWGKGADKGPELFLDASENMELYDIETDTEPYLNGVYMAGEVSENSTPEAMTEAVYQKTKELLKHEDKLFTLFGGEHSVSIGSIRAVGEKYEKLTVLQLDAHTDLRPEYHGSTSNHACAVFEANQKHRLVQVGIRSMDIEEKQYLPKGRVFFAHKIAKDPKWINKVLDKLSGNVYITIDLDAFDPAIAPSTGTPEPGGLQWYPTLKLLRKVFKKCNVVAFDIVELMDSPQAKPTAFLAAKLYYKMLAYHFKYKR, encoded by the coding sequence ATGAAAAGAACGTATGCAGGCATTCCTGAGGAGAATGCTACCTTAAAGAATTCGAAAGTAATGTTAGTGACCGTTCCTTACGACGGAACTTCTACTTGGGGCAAAGGTGCTGACAAAGGACCTGAGCTGTTTTTGGATGCTTCCGAAAATATGGAGCTCTACGACATAGAAACCGATACGGAGCCCTACCTGAACGGGGTGTATATGGCTGGTGAGGTTTCAGAAAATAGCACGCCTGAGGCGATGACTGAAGCGGTGTATCAAAAAACGAAAGAACTGCTCAAGCACGAGGATAAACTCTTTACGCTTTTCGGGGGAGAGCATTCTGTATCAATAGGTTCCATCAGGGCAGTGGGCGAGAAGTACGAGAAACTTACGGTTTTGCAGCTCGATGCGCATACGGATTTGCGCCCCGAGTACCACGGCTCCACTTCAAATCACGCGTGTGCGGTGTTTGAAGCTAACCAGAAGCATCGATTGGTGCAAGTGGGTATTCGCTCGATGGATATTGAGGAAAAACAATACCTCCCGAAGGGTCGCGTTTTCTTTGCGCATAAGATCGCTAAAGATCCGAAGTGGATTAATAAGGTGCTCGATAAGCTCTCTGGCAATGTGTATATTACAATTGACCTTGACGCCTTCGATCCTGCCATAGCGCCTTCAACGGGCACTCCTGAGCCAGGTGGATTGCAGTGGTACCCGACGCTAAAACTGCTGCGCAAGGTCTTTAAGAAATGTAACGTGGTTGCTTTTGATATTGTCGAGCTAATGGATAGCCCACAGGCGAAGCCCACCGCCTTCTTAGCGGCAAAATTGTATTATAAAATGCTGGCTTATCACTTTAAGTATAAGCGATAG
- a CDS encoding DUF4293 domain-containing protein — translation MIQRIQTIFMLIVVLIGAVLPLIIPIFTVNGQGGYVYDSNIAIGILFTVSAVMALYAIFSYKARPRQVLLNNLNTIVNFILLGLLIRMLSSSGEGVPSVKGVGVALPVLSIVFLFLANQAIKRDERLVKSADRLR, via the coding sequence ATGATACAGAGAATACAGACAATATTTATGCTGATAGTGGTGCTTATCGGGGCTGTGTTGCCGCTTATAATACCTATATTCACAGTAAATGGTCAAGGGGGCTATGTCTATGATAGCAACATAGCGATAGGGATCTTATTTACTGTATCAGCAGTGATGGCGCTTTATGCGATTTTTAGTTATAAGGCAAGACCAAGGCAGGTTTTGCTCAACAATCTGAACACAATAGTAAATTTTATTTTATTAGGGTTACTCATTCGAATGCTAAGTTCATCTGGAGAAGGCGTGCCTTCTGTGAAGGGTGTTGGGGTAGCGTTGCCCGTGCTTTCTATCGTTTTTTTGTTTTTGGCTAACCAAGCCATCAAGCGGGACGAACGCCTTGTAAAATCAGCAGATCGATTGCGATAA